A part of Curtobacterium sp. MCLR17_036 genomic DNA contains:
- a CDS encoding ElyC/SanA/YdcF family protein encodes MLTALGPAPVIAVVFLLLYVSCRRHDPRMLRNGVFLTAAAFFALVTVVSALTLVVPGFGFVVAFGLLLVPLAVVALGVALIANGVQMLRAEGRSLGNMLSLVAGVLVFVLPAIAVALFVSTRSGASSPWNAIGVALAVLMVFVCGYFAVALVAFAVYSVVYGRMRHGLTPDAIVVLGSGLVRGEVPPLLRSRLDRGLGIYRAERAAGRRPVLIPSGGQGDDEPRPEGAAMAEYLLANGAGEQDVLPETASRNTRENLAYSRAVQTGAGRDGQVVVVTNDYHVLRAATLARRLDLPAQVVGARTAAYYVPSAFLREFVAVVVAHRWLNVLACAPFVLFTAFLLWESFQQR; translated from the coding sequence GTGCTGACGGCGCTCGGCCCGGCGCCGGTCATCGCCGTCGTCTTCCTGCTGCTCTACGTGTCCTGCCGGCGGCACGATCCGCGGATGCTCCGGAACGGGGTGTTCCTGACGGCTGCGGCGTTCTTCGCCCTGGTCACCGTCGTGTCCGCGCTCACGCTCGTGGTGCCCGGCTTCGGGTTCGTCGTCGCGTTCGGGCTGCTGCTCGTGCCCCTGGCCGTCGTGGCCCTCGGCGTCGCACTCATCGCCAACGGCGTCCAGATGCTCCGCGCCGAGGGGCGGAGCCTCGGCAACATGCTCTCGCTCGTCGCCGGGGTGCTCGTCTTCGTGCTGCCCGCGATCGCCGTCGCCCTGTTCGTCAGCACCCGCAGCGGTGCGTCCTCGCCCTGGAACGCGATCGGTGTCGCGCTCGCGGTGCTCATGGTGTTCGTGTGCGGGTACTTCGCGGTCGCCCTGGTGGCGTTCGCGGTCTACTCCGTGGTCTACGGCCGGATGCGGCACGGCCTGACCCCCGACGCGATCGTCGTGCTCGGCTCCGGGCTGGTCCGGGGCGAGGTGCCGCCCCTGCTCCGCAGCCGGCTGGACCGCGGGCTCGGCATCTACCGCGCCGAGCGGGCGGCGGGCCGGCGGCCGGTGCTCATCCCCTCCGGCGGGCAGGGCGACGACGAGCCCCGCCCCGAGGGCGCGGCCATGGCCGAGTACCTGCTCGCGAACGGCGCCGGCGAACAGGACGTGCTGCCCGAGACCGCGTCGCGGAACACCCGCGAGAACCTGGCGTACTCGCGGGCCGTGCAGACCGGGGCGGGCCGTGACGGGCAGGTCGTCGTGGTGACGAACGACTACCACGTGCTCCGCGCCGCGACCCTGGCCCGGCGGCTCGACCTGCCGGCGCAGGTCGTCGGCGCACGCACGGCCGCCTACTACGTGCCGAGTGCGTTCCTGCGCGAGTTCGTCGCCGTGGTCGTCGCGCACCGGTGGCTCAACGTGCTGGCGTGCGCGCCGTTCGTGCTGTTCACGGCGTTCCTACTCTGGGAGTCGTTCCAGCAGCGGTAG
- a CDS encoding DUF1801 domain-containing protein translates to MAGTTIDPTFSDDERAAMREHAAEVKRSRSTKGTRAEKAAAAAQAVRDAIAGMPEPDRALAERISRIALETAPGLTSKLWYGMPAWAEDGKVVFFFQGAAKFGARYATLGFQDPAALDDGSIWPTAYAITPAFSDDDATRVAALIRRAVG, encoded by the coding sequence ATGGCAGGGACGACGATCGACCCGACGTTCTCGGACGACGAGCGGGCGGCGATGCGGGAGCACGCCGCCGAGGTGAAGCGTTCCAGGAGCACGAAGGGCACCAGGGCCGAGAAGGCCGCGGCGGCGGCGCAGGCCGTGCGGGACGCCATCGCCGGGATGCCCGAGCCGGACCGCGCGTTGGCCGAGCGGATCAGCCGCATCGCGCTCGAGACCGCTCCCGGACTCACGTCGAAGCTCTGGTACGGGATGCCGGCGTGGGCGGAGGACGGCAAGGTGGTGTTCTTCTTCCAGGGTGCCGCGAAGTTCGGCGCCCGGTACGCGACGCTTGGGTTCCAGGACCCGGCCGCGCTCGACGACGGCTCGATATGGCCGACCGCGTACGCGATCACGCCGGCGTTCTCCGACGACGACGCGACGAGGGTCGCGGCCCTGATCCGGCGCGCGGTCGGCTGA
- the mgrA gene encoding L-glyceraldehyde 3-phosphate reductase: MTYIASDDRYDSMTYRRTGRSGLDLPLLSLGYWHNFGDDVPFETQRAISRRAFDLGITHHDLANNYGPPYGAAEVNFGRLMREDFRPYRDEMIVSTKAGWDMWPGPYGQGGGSRKYVLASLDQSLQRTGLDYVDVFYSHRLDASTPLEETMGALHTAVQQGKALYVGISSYDAERSRQAVEILRDLGTPLLIHQPSYSMLNRWIETEGLLDAAGELGFGVIGFTALAQGLLTGKYLDGVPDDSRAAAGKSLDASSITPEVVEHLRALNDVAAARGQSLAQLALAWALRDERVTSLVIGASKVSQLEDNVAALSNTTFTDEERRTIDEHTVGIADVDLWAGARAGEVS; the protein is encoded by the coding sequence ATGACCTACATCGCCAGCGACGACCGCTACGACTCGATGACGTACCGCCGCACCGGCCGCTCGGGCCTCGACCTGCCGCTGCTCTCCCTCGGGTACTGGCACAACTTCGGGGACGACGTGCCCTTCGAGACCCAGCGCGCCATCAGCCGCCGGGCGTTCGACCTCGGCATCACCCACCACGACCTCGCGAACAACTACGGCCCGCCCTACGGCGCCGCCGAGGTCAACTTCGGCCGACTGATGCGTGAGGACTTCCGGCCCTACCGCGACGAGATGATCGTCTCGACGAAGGCCGGCTGGGACATGTGGCCCGGCCCGTACGGCCAGGGCGGTGGGTCGCGCAAGTACGTGCTCGCCTCGCTCGACCAGTCGCTGCAGCGCACCGGCCTGGACTACGTCGACGTCTTCTACTCGCACCGACTCGACGCGTCGACCCCGCTCGAGGAGACCATGGGCGCCCTGCACACCGCCGTGCAGCAGGGCAAGGCGCTGTACGTCGGGATCTCGTCGTACGACGCCGAGCGCAGCCGCCAGGCCGTCGAGATCCTGCGCGACCTCGGCACGCCGCTGCTCATCCACCAGCCCTCGTACTCGATGCTCAACCGCTGGATCGAGACCGAGGGGCTGCTCGACGCCGCCGGCGAGCTCGGCTTCGGCGTCATCGGCTTCACCGCGCTGGCGCAGGGGCTGCTCACCGGCAAGTACCTGGACGGCGTACCCGACGACTCCCGCGCGGCAGCGGGCAAGTCCCTCGACGCGTCGAGCATCACGCCCGAGGTCGTCGAGCACCTCCGTGCCCTGAACGACGTCGCGGCCGCCCGCGGGCAGTCCCTCGCGCAGCTCGCCCTGGCCTGGGCGCTCCGCGACGAGCGCGTGACCTCGCTCGTGATCGGGGCGTCGAAGGTGTCCCAGCTCGAGGACAACGTCGCCGCGCTGTCGAACACCACCTTCACCGACGAGGAGCGCCGCACCATCGACGAGCACACCGTCGGCATCGCCGACGTCGACCTGTGGGCGGGCGCGCGCGCCGGCGAGGTCTCCTGA
- a CDS encoding MFS transporter: MLQTRPDAAPAAAPSLVSLAGRWYFPVAFIARLPFAMMVVGVLTLVVAARDSVALGGVNSASVGIGAAVFGPLVGAAADRFGQRAVLVPVGLVNAALLGAFPFVVSGSAPDLAVLATAFCIGASAPQVAPMSRTRLVAIIRQRMRPERHEKTLSGTMAYESAADETVFIIGPFLVGILASAIAPWVAVAGASVLTFVFVTAFALHPTGRLVLGREQQTAQAPARQLLRPRLVVVVVGILGVGLFFGSTLTALTAFMEVHGQASQAGLLYGLMGIGSAGLALGSAAFPQAFGLGWRWLVFGVVLLGGALAFSQADSVVAAGIVLAVMGVGIGPTLVAQYSLGSDRSPVGRSATTMTILGSAVIVGQSIASAVTGDLAEQHGATTAMAVPAIAAAVVVLAAVANLLLPRRSAA; the protein is encoded by the coding sequence ATGCTCCAGACACGCCCCGACGCGGCCCCCGCCGCCGCCCCCTCACTCGTCTCCCTCGCCGGCCGGTGGTACTTCCCGGTGGCGTTCATCGCCCGGCTGCCGTTCGCCATGATGGTCGTCGGCGTCCTGACGCTCGTCGTCGCCGCCCGTGACTCGGTGGCGCTCGGCGGGGTGAACTCCGCCTCCGTCGGCATCGGTGCCGCGGTCTTCGGGCCGCTGGTCGGCGCCGCGGCCGACCGGTTCGGCCAGCGGGCGGTGCTCGTCCCCGTCGGCCTGGTGAACGCGGCGCTCCTCGGGGCGTTCCCCTTCGTCGTCAGCGGCAGCGCGCCGGACCTCGCCGTGCTCGCGACGGCGTTCTGCATCGGCGCATCCGCGCCGCAGGTCGCGCCGATGTCCCGCACCCGGCTCGTCGCGATCATCCGGCAGCGCATGCGGCCCGAGCGGCACGAGAAGACCCTCAGCGGCACGATGGCGTACGAGTCGGCCGCCGACGAGACCGTCTTCATCATCGGCCCGTTCCTGGTCGGCATCCTCGCCAGTGCGATCGCCCCCTGGGTCGCGGTCGCCGGGGCGTCGGTCCTGACCTTCGTGTTCGTGACGGCCTTCGCGCTGCACCCGACCGGGCGCCTGGTGCTCGGGCGCGAGCAGCAGACGGCCCAGGCACCGGCACGCCAGCTCCTGCGGCCCCGGCTCGTCGTGGTCGTCGTCGGGATCCTCGGCGTCGGGCTGTTCTTCGGGTCGACGCTGACCGCCTTGACCGCCTTCATGGAGGTCCACGGGCAGGCCTCGCAGGCCGGGCTCCTCTACGGCCTGATGGGCATCGGCTCGGCGGGGCTCGCGCTCGGTTCGGCGGCGTTCCCGCAGGCGTTCGGCCTCGGCTGGCGCTGGCTCGTGTTCGGCGTCGTGCTGCTCGGCGGCGCGCTCGCGTTCTCGCAGGCCGACTCGGTCGTCGCCGCCGGCATCGTGCTCGCGGTCATGGGCGTCGGCATCGGCCCGACGCTCGTCGCGCAGTACAGTCTCGGCTCGGACCGCTCCCCGGTCGGCCGCTCGGCGACGACCATGACGATCCTCGGGTCGGCCGTCATCGTCGGGCAGTCGATCGCCTCGGCCGTGACCGGCGACCTCGCCGAGCAGCACGGCGCCACGACGGCGATGGCCGTGCCGGCGATCGCTGCGGCGGTCGTCGTGCTGGCGGCGGTGGCGAACCTGCTCCTGCCGCGGCGCAGCGCGGCCTGA
- a CDS encoding monovalent cation/H(+) antiporter subunit G: protein MTEIIEAYLDGAGVRAWIALGLLLVGAVLSLGAGIGIVRFPDPLVRLHAMAKPQVLGLALSLAAIVVAVGTWTAFWLVLPIMVFQLFLVPVSTHMIARAGLRSNDYRHEDLLVDDTE, encoded by the coding sequence GTGACCGAGATCATCGAGGCGTACCTCGACGGTGCCGGCGTGCGGGCGTGGATCGCCCTCGGGCTGCTGCTCGTCGGCGCGGTGCTGTCGCTCGGCGCCGGGATCGGCATCGTGCGCTTCCCCGACCCGCTCGTCCGGCTGCACGCGATGGCGAAGCCGCAGGTGCTCGGCCTGGCGCTGTCGCTCGCGGCGATCGTGGTCGCGGTCGGGACCTGGACGGCGTTCTGGCTCGTGCTGCCGATCATGGTGTTCCAGCTGTTCCTGGTGCCGGTGTCGACGCACATGATCGCCCGCGCCGGGCTCCGGTCGAACGACTACCGGCACGAGGACCTGCTGGTCGACGACACCGAGTGA
- a CDS encoding sodium:proton antiporter: MSAAVVVMGIGIALVLALLGAALALAVYRIVRGPTILDRMIGSDMVLTTVLVVIAAAMVVRRDLTGIPVLVVIAATSVFATIAVARAVTPSSDPSDEGRTVTTPERAEEPAAEQEQS, encoded by the coding sequence ATGAGCGCCGCCGTCGTCGTCATGGGGATCGGCATCGCGCTCGTCCTCGCCCTGCTCGGAGCGGCACTCGCCCTCGCCGTGTACCGGATCGTGCGCGGGCCGACGATCCTGGACCGGATGATCGGCTCGGACATGGTCCTGACGACCGTGCTCGTGGTGATCGCGGCCGCGATGGTGGTCCGCCGTGACCTGACCGGCATCCCGGTGCTCGTCGTCATCGCGGCGACGAGCGTCTTCGCGACCATCGCCGTCGCCCGGGCCGTCACCCCGTCGTCCGACCCGTCCGACGAAGGGCGCACCGTCACCACCCCCGAGCGCGCCGAGGAACCCGCGGCGGAACAGGAGCAGTCGTGA
- a CDS encoding Na+/H+ antiporter subunit E, with amino-acid sequence MTDVRRISNARRIAVAWRYDVPLVAGLTVLWALLWGSWTPLTLLCGLVVALLATQALPLPPVPLSTRFSIVHALRFLVVWTGLVVVASFRVAWVAVRPRGVRRSSIVLVQLHTTAEMTFTLATLAIALVPGSYVADVDLRRRRLLLHVIDTDRDEQVEAARAEALGIETLVIRALGSKQDVSELSGPRPEVTR; translated from the coding sequence ATGACCGACGTCCGTCGCATCTCGAACGCCCGCCGCATCGCGGTGGCGTGGCGCTACGACGTGCCGCTCGTGGCCGGGCTCACCGTGCTGTGGGCGCTGCTGTGGGGGTCGTGGACGCCGCTCACGCTGCTCTGCGGTCTGGTCGTGGCGCTCCTCGCCACACAGGCGCTGCCGCTGCCGCCGGTGCCGCTGTCGACGCGGTTCTCGATCGTGCACGCGCTGCGGTTCCTCGTGGTGTGGACCGGGCTCGTCGTCGTCGCGTCGTTCCGGGTGGCCTGGGTGGCCGTCCGACCGCGCGGGGTCCGTCGCAGCTCCATCGTGCTCGTGCAGCTGCACACCACCGCGGAGATGACGTTCACGCTGGCGACCCTCGCGATCGCCCTGGTGCCGGGCTCGTACGTCGCCGACGTCGACCTGCGCCGTCGGCGCCTGCTGCTGCACGTCATCGACACCGACCGCGACGAGCAGGTCGAGGCCGCCCGCGCGGAGGCGCTCGGCATCGAGACGCTCGTCATCCGCGCGCTCGGGTCGAAGCAGGACGTGTCCGAACTGTCCGGGCCCCGACCGGAGGTCACCCGATGA
- a CDS encoding Na+/H+ antiporter subunit D, with product MTWLAPLLVLVPLLGAAVALGLLRHQKLQRAITVVVLVVALAVAATLMVLVDRHGTIVVQVGGWDAPYGISLVVDRLSALLLTVSASVLLLVLLFSIGQGLAADDEDAPVTIFYPTYLVLAAGVLDSFIAGDLFNLYVAFEMLLVASYVLITLGGSEQRVRAGTTYIVTSLIASAIFLAAIGLVYGATGTVNIAQISERVADLPEHVQLLLHTMLLIGFGIKAAVFPLAFWLPDSYPTAPAPVTAVFAGLLTKVGIYAIIRLETVIFPGPQLNDVLLVVAVLTMVVGVLGAVSQTDVKRLLSFTLISHIGFMVMGVGLGTVAGTAAAVFYTVHHIVVQTTLFLVSGLMERVGGTTSTRSLGGLLKAAPLLAALYLVPAFNLGGIPPFSGFIGKLGLFRAAAQDGSPMAYVTIAAGVLTSLLTLYALMRVWDAAFWRPKPAAEAAAPHVTTAEPHAALRSPEPAPLTVSEETGEAFHPGGSVTVTDAPHASSASSPTTGSTETVGEAPTKVRLPRMLVGVTTVAVLGSVALTVVAGPLYGYATRAAESLESPDRYVQAVLGGDR from the coding sequence ATGACCTGGCTCGCCCCGCTCCTCGTCCTCGTCCCGTTGCTCGGCGCCGCGGTCGCACTCGGACTCCTGCGCCACCAGAAGCTGCAGCGCGCGATCACCGTCGTGGTGCTCGTCGTCGCCCTGGCCGTCGCCGCGACGCTCATGGTGCTCGTCGACCGGCACGGCACCATCGTCGTGCAGGTCGGCGGCTGGGACGCCCCGTACGGCATCTCGCTCGTGGTCGACCGGCTGAGCGCCCTGCTGCTGACGGTCAGCGCGAGCGTGCTGCTGCTCGTCCTGCTGTTCTCGATCGGGCAGGGCCTGGCCGCGGACGACGAGGACGCCCCGGTCACGATCTTCTACCCGACGTACCTCGTGCTCGCCGCGGGCGTGCTCGACTCGTTCATCGCCGGCGACCTGTTCAACCTCTACGTCGCGTTCGAGATGCTGCTCGTGGCGAGCTACGTGCTCATCACCCTCGGTGGCAGCGAGCAGCGCGTCCGGGCCGGCACGACGTACATCGTGACGAGCCTCATCGCGTCGGCGATCTTCCTGGCCGCCATCGGCCTGGTCTACGGGGCGACCGGCACCGTCAACATCGCGCAGATCAGCGAGCGGGTCGCCGACCTGCCCGAGCACGTGCAGTTGCTCCTGCACACGATGCTGCTCATCGGGTTCGGGATCAAGGCGGCGGTGTTCCCGCTCGCCTTCTGGCTGCCCGACTCGTACCCGACGGCACCGGCGCCGGTCACCGCGGTCTTCGCGGGCCTGCTCACGAAGGTCGGCATCTACGCGATCATCCGCCTCGAGACGGTGATCTTCCCCGGCCCGCAGCTCAACGACGTGCTGCTCGTGGTGGCGGTGCTCACGATGGTGGTCGGGGTGCTCGGCGCCGTGTCGCAGACCGACGTGAAACGGCTGCTGTCGTTCACCCTGATCAGCCACATCGGCTTCATGGTGATGGGCGTCGGCCTCGGCACCGTGGCGGGCACCGCCGCCGCCGTGTTCTACACCGTGCACCACATCGTCGTGCAGACCACGCTGTTCCTGGTCTCCGGGCTGATGGAACGCGTCGGCGGGACCACCTCGACCCGGTCGCTCGGCGGGTTGCTGAAGGCGGCGCCCCTGCTCGCGGCGCTCTACCTCGTCCCGGCGTTCAACCTCGGCGGCATCCCGCCGTTCTCCGGGTTCATCGGCAAACTCGGGCTGTTCCGCGCGGCCGCTCAGGACGGCTCGCCGATGGCGTACGTCACGATCGCGGCGGGCGTGCTGACGTCCCTGCTCACCCTGTACGCGCTGATGCGCGTGTGGGACGCCGCCTTCTGGCGGCCGAAGCCCGCGGCCGAGGCCGCGGCCCCACACGTCACCACCGCCGAACCGCACGCCGCCCTGCGGTCGCCGGAACCCGCCCCCCTGACCGTCTCCGAGGAGACGGGCGAGGCCTTCCACCCGGGAGGCTCGGTGACGGTCACCGACGCACCCCACGCGAGCAGCGCCTCCAGTCCGACCACCGGGTCGACCGAGACGGTCGGCGAGGCGCCGACGAAGGTCCGACTGCCCCGCATGCTCGTCGGCGTGACGACCGTCGCCGTGCTCGGGTCCGTCGCCCTGACCGTCGTCGCGGGCCCGCTCTACGGCTACGCGACCCGCGCAGCGGAGTCGCTCGAGTCGCCGGACCGCTACGTGCAGGCCGTGCTCGGAGGTGACCGATGA
- a CDS encoding Na(+)/H(+) antiporter subunit C, with protein sequence MTVTLVLVIAMAVLFSCGVYLLLERSLTRMLLGFLLLGNALNLLLLVMSGAAGDPPVGKSADGITDPLPQAFALTAIVITFAVSAFLLALIHRSWQLSRADEVEVDEADVAIGRDRDEPADEDPETTTDAEQETTR encoded by the coding sequence GTGACCGTCACCCTCGTCCTCGTCATCGCGATGGCCGTGCTCTTCTCGTGCGGCGTGTACCTGCTGCTCGAACGGTCGCTGACCCGGATGCTGCTCGGCTTCCTGCTGCTCGGCAACGCGCTCAACCTGCTGCTGCTCGTGATGTCCGGCGCCGCGGGCGACCCGCCGGTGGGCAAGTCCGCCGACGGCATCACCGACCCGCTCCCCCAGGCGTTCGCGCTGACGGCGATCGTGATCACCTTCGCCGTGAGCGCGTTCCTGCTGGCCCTGATCCACCGGTCGTGGCAGCTGTCGCGCGCCGACGAGGTCGAGGTCGACGAGGCCGACGTCGCGATCGGCCGTGACCGCGACGAACCGGCCGACGAGGACCCGGAGACCACCACCGACGCCGAACAGGAGACGACCCGATGA
- a CDS encoding Na+/H+ antiporter subunit A produces MVPILIVFAIVALIVPALTPVLGRRVFYVAAVAPAAAAVLTIAQTDAALHDGVVERHRWVPQLDLEIALRMDALSWVLALVVSVVGALVLVYCASYFGRDEPGTGRFAGVLTAFAGSMYGLVVADDVIVLFVLWEATTVFSYLLIGHDADKRASRAAAMQALVVTTAGGLAMLAGLVMLSVAAGTTSLSGIIAAPPTGAMVSVSVVLVLLGALTKSAIVPFHFWLPAAMAAPTPVSAYLHAAAMVKAGIYLVARLAPAFALLGGWRETITVLGVLGMLVGGYRALRQTDLKLLLAYGTVAQLGFLVLAAGWGAPAVALGGVALLVAHAAFKSTLFLVVGAIDHTTGTRDLARLSGLGRKRPWLAVVAVLALVSMAGIPPTIGFVAKEAVLTGFVESLHGPDAGWAWFALVGVTVGSVLTVAYSLRFFWGAFARKDGVAETEPHALHGLGIVPSVLALTGLALGLLTPVVAHGIEPAATAAALPGEAVPHLALWHGLEPAFGLSAVTLVGGTALFLLRRRVEALQHRLAGSPSAAGTYRRLMRGLDRVATGITAGLQRGSLPYYLTVILSVFVAGALVNLVVGGPWAFHVRFADSWGQVPVVLVMAFAAIAVLTAKTRFAAAVLVGVTGYGMSVLFVLHGAVDLALTQLVVETVTLIAFVLVLRRLPPRIATTNPSRFRVARALFAGLAGLTLAVVVVVAASARTADPIWPDLPALTSSFGHGLNVVNVALVDLRGWDTLGELTVVVAAATGVASLIFVNSREDTLPRLRDLPEKLTADGRRADGEPRAWLPTSAAIPTGRSALLDVVVRLLFHGLIVLSVYLLFAGHNAAGGGFAGGLVAGIALAARYLAGGPAELGAAAPVRAGRLLGLGVATAAVTAIVPLFFGREALYSEFFEATVPVLGHVEFVTATFFDIGVYLVVVGLVLDVLRSLGAEVDRQRLEDASTSVRDTTEESPQDNLQAPTPEGSAT; encoded by the coding sequence ATGGTCCCCATCCTCATCGTGTTCGCGATCGTCGCCCTGATCGTCCCCGCCCTGACCCCCGTCCTCGGCCGCCGCGTGTTCTACGTCGCCGCCGTCGCGCCCGCCGCGGCCGCGGTGCTCACGATCGCGCAGACCGACGCGGCCCTGCACGACGGCGTCGTCGAACGCCACCGGTGGGTGCCGCAACTCGACCTCGAGATCGCCCTGCGGATGGACGCCCTGTCGTGGGTGCTCGCGCTCGTGGTGTCGGTCGTCGGGGCCCTCGTGCTCGTCTACTGTGCGTCGTACTTCGGTCGCGACGAGCCCGGGACCGGCCGGTTCGCCGGGGTCCTCACCGCGTTCGCCGGATCGATGTACGGCCTGGTCGTCGCCGACGACGTCATCGTCCTGTTCGTCCTGTGGGAGGCCACGACGGTCTTCTCGTACCTGCTCATCGGGCACGACGCCGACAAGCGGGCGAGCCGCGCGGCCGCGATGCAGGCGCTCGTGGTCACGACGGCCGGCGGTCTGGCGATGCTCGCCGGCCTCGTCATGCTCTCGGTCGCGGCGGGCACGACGTCCCTGTCCGGCATCATCGCCGCGCCCCCGACCGGCGCGATGGTGTCGGTGTCGGTGGTCCTCGTGCTGCTCGGCGCGCTCACGAAGTCGGCGATCGTGCCCTTCCACTTCTGGCTCCCGGCCGCGATGGCCGCGCCGACCCCGGTCAGCGCGTACCTGCACGCCGCCGCGATGGTGAAGGCCGGCATCTACCTGGTGGCCCGGCTCGCCCCGGCGTTCGCGCTGCTCGGCGGCTGGCGCGAGACCATCACCGTGCTCGGGGTGCTCGGCATGCTCGTCGGCGGCTACCGCGCACTCCGGCAGACCGACCTCAAGCTCCTGCTCGCCTACGGCACCGTGGCCCAGCTCGGCTTCCTCGTGCTCGCCGCCGGGTGGGGCGCCCCCGCGGTCGCGCTCGGCGGCGTCGCGCTGCTCGTGGCGCACGCGGCGTTCAAGTCGACGCTCTTCCTGGTCGTCGGCGCGATCGACCACACCACCGGCACCCGTGACCTCGCGCGCCTGAGCGGGCTCGGCCGGAAGCGGCCGTGGCTCGCCGTCGTCGCCGTGCTCGCCCTGGTCTCGATGGCCGGGATCCCGCCGACGATCGGCTTCGTCGCGAAGGAGGCCGTGCTCACCGGCTTCGTCGAGTCCCTGCACGGCCCCGACGCCGGGTGGGCGTGGTTCGCGCTCGTCGGCGTCACCGTCGGCTCGGTGCTCACCGTGGCGTACTCGCTCCGTTTCTTCTGGGGCGCGTTCGCCCGCAAGGACGGCGTCGCCGAGACCGAGCCGCACGCCCTGCACGGCCTCGGGATCGTGCCGTCGGTCCTTGCCCTCACCGGGCTCGCACTCGGCCTGCTCACCCCGGTGGTCGCGCACGGCATCGAGCCCGCCGCGACCGCCGCCGCGCTGCCCGGTGAGGCCGTCCCCCACCTGGCGCTCTGGCACGGTCTCGAACCGGCATTCGGCCTGTCCGCCGTGACACTGGTCGGCGGCACCGCCCTGTTCCTGCTGCGCCGTCGGGTCGAGGCGCTCCAGCACCGGCTGGCGGGCTCGCCGAGCGCGGCCGGCACCTACCGGCGGCTCATGCGCGGACTCGACCGGGTCGCGACGGGCATCACCGCCGGGCTGCAGCGGGGGTCCCTGCCGTACTACCTCACCGTGATCCTGTCGGTGTTCGTCGCCGGGGCGCTCGTCAACCTGGTGGTCGGCGGCCCGTGGGCGTTCCACGTGCGGTTCGCCGACTCGTGGGGCCAGGTCCCCGTCGTGCTCGTGATGGCCTTCGCCGCGATCGCCGTCCTCACCGCGAAGACCCGGTTCGCGGCCGCCGTCCTGGTCGGCGTGACCGGCTACGGCATGTCCGTGCTCTTCGTCCTGCACGGCGCGGTCGACCTCGCGCTCACGCAGCTCGTCGTCGAGACCGTCACGCTCATCGCCTTCGTCCTGGTGCTCCGGCGCCTGCCCCCGCGGATCGCGACGACCAACCCGTCGCGCTTCCGCGTCGCCCGGGCGCTGTTCGCCGGGCTCGCCGGGCTGACCCTGGCGGTCGTCGTCGTCGTCGCGGCCTCGGCCCGCACGGCCGACCCGATCTGGCCCGACCTGCCGGCGCTCACGAGCTCGTTCGGCCACGGCCTGAACGTCGTCAACGTCGCCCTGGTCGACCTGCGCGGCTGGGACACCCTCGGCGAGCTGACCGTCGTGGTCGCCGCGGCCACCGGCGTCGCGAGCCTGATCTTCGTGAACTCGCGCGAAGACACCCTGCCCCGGCTGCGCGACCTGCCCGAGAAGCTGACCGCCGACGGCCGCCGCGCCGACGGCGAGCCCCGGGCCTGGCTGCCGACGAGCGCCGCGATCCCGACCGGCCGCTCCGCCCTGCTCGACGTGGTGGTCCGCCTGCTGTTCCACGGCCTCATCGTGCTGTCGGTGTACCTGCTGTTCGCCGGGCACAACGCGGCCGGCGGCGGCTTCGCCGGCGGTCTCGTCGCGGGCATCGCCCTGGCGGCCCGCTACCTGGCCGGCGGCCCCGCCGAGCTCGGTGCCGCGGCCCCGGTGCGCGCCGGTCGCCTCCTCGGCCTCGGGGTCGCGACGGCCGCCGTCACCGCGATCGTGCCGCTGTTCTTCGGTCGAGAAGCCCTGTACTCCGAGTTCTTCGAGGCCACCGTCCCCGTGCTCGGCCACGTCGAGTTCGTCACCGCGACGTTCTTCGACATCGGCGTCTACCTGGTCGTCGTCGGCCTGGTCCTCGACGTGCTGCGCAGCCTCGGCGCCGAGGTCGACCGGCAACGCCTCGAGGACGCCTCGACGTCGGTCCGCGACACCACCGAGGAGTCCCCGCAGGACAACCTGCAGGCCCCCACCCCCGAAGGGAGCGCGACGTGA